A window of Saccharomyces paradoxus chromosome XIII, complete sequence contains these coding sequences:
- the GUA1 gene encoding GMP synthase (glutamine-hydrolyzing) (GMP synthase~similar to YMR217W), with product MAAGEQVSNMFDTILVLDFGSQYSHLITRRLREFNIYAEMLPCTQKISELGWTPKGVILSGGPYSVYAEDAPHVDHAIFDLNVPILGICYGMQELAWINGKQVGRGDKREYGPATLKVIDDSNPLFKGMNDSTVWMSHGDKLHGLPTGYKTIATSDNSPYCGIVHETKPIYGIQFHPEVTHSTQGKTLLKNFAVDLCHAKQNWTMENFIDTEINRIRKLVGPTAEVIGAVSGGVDSTVASKLMTEAIGDRFHAILVDNGVLRLNEAANVKKTLVEGLGINLMVVDASEEFLGKLKGVTDPEKKRKIIGNTFIHVFEREAEKIKPKDGKEIQFLLQGTLYPDVIESISFKGPSQTIKTHHNVGGLLENMKLKLIEPLRELFKDEVRHLGELLGIPHDLVWRHPFPGPGIAIRVLGEVTKEQVEIARKADNIYIEEIKKAGLYNQISQAFACLLPVKSVGVMGDQRTYDQVIALRAIETTDFMTADWFPFEHSFLKKVASRIVNEVDGVARVTYDITSKPPATVEWE from the coding sequence ATGGCTGCCGGTGAACAAGTTTCTAACATGTTTGACACTATCTTAGTCTTAGACTTTGGTTCTCAATACTCTCATTTGATTACCAGAAGATTGAGAGAGTTCAACATCTATGCTGAGATGTTGCCATGCACTCAGAAGATCTCTGAATTGGGCTGGACTCCAAAAGGTGTCATTCTTTCTGGTGGTCCATACTCCGTGTACGCTGAAGACGCTCCTCACGTAGACCATGCTATCTTTGATTTGAACGTTCCAATCCTGGGTATCTGTTACGGTATGCAGGAATTGGCTTGGATTAATGGTAAACAAGTTGGTCGTGGTGACAAGAGAGAGTACGGTCCTGCTACTTTAAAGGTGATTGACGATTCCAACCCTCTATTCAAGGGTATGAACGACTCCACAGTCTGGATGTCTCACGGCGATAAATTGCACGGTTTGCCAACTGGTTACAAGACCATTGCCACCTCCGATAACTCCCCATACTGTGGTATTGTCCACGAAACCAAGCCAATCTATGGTATCCAATTCCACCCAGAAGTTACACATTCTACCCAAGGTAAGactcttttgaaaaactttgcTGTTGATTTGTGTCACGCCAAGCAAAATTGGACTATGGAAAACTTTATCGACACTGAAATAAACAGAATTAGAAAGTTGGTCGGTCCAACTGCTGAGGTCATTGGTGCTGTTTCCGGTGGTGTTGATTCCACTGTTGCTTCCAAATTGATGACAGAAGCTATCGGTGATAGATTCCATGCCATCCTGGTTGATAACGGTGTTTTGAGATTGAACGAAGCTGCTAACGTTAAAAAGACTCTTGTTGAAGGGTTAGGTATCAACTTGATGGTTGTCGATGCTTCCGAAGAATTTTTGGGTAAATTAAAGGGTGTCACTGACccagaaaagaagagaaagatcATCGGTAACACATTTATTCATGtctttgaaagagaagCCGAAAAGATCAAGCCAAAAGATGGTAAGGAAATTCAGTTCTTGTTACAAGGTACCCTTTATCCAGATGTCATCGAgtccatttctttcaaaggTCCTTCTCAAACCATTAAAACCCATCACAATGTCGGTGGTTTACTAGAAAACATGAAGTTAAAGTTGATTGAACCATTGAGAGAACTGTTTAAAGATGAAGTTAGACATCTAGGTGAATTATTAGGAATCCCTCATGATCTGGTCTGGAGACATCCTTTCCCTGGTCCAGGTATTGCCATCCGTGTTCTAGGTGAAGTTACTAAGGAACAAGTTGAAATAGCAAGAAAAGCTGATAACATTtacattgaagaaatcaagaagGCCGGTCTATACAACCAAATTTCCCAAGCCTTTGCCTGTTTGTTGCCTGTGAAATCTGTTGGTGTGATGGGTGACCAAAGAACCTATGATCAAGTTATTGCCTTGAGAGCCATTGAAACTACCGATTTCATGACTGCTGACTGGTTCCCTTTCGAACACAGCTTCTTGAAGAAAGTCGCCTCAAGAATTGTCAATGAAGTCGATGGTGTTGCTAGGGTCACTTACGATATAACTTCTAAACCTCCTGCAACCGTTGAATGGGAATGA
- the TRS130 gene encoding transport protein particle complex II subunit TRS130 (Component of transport protein particle (TRAPP) complex II~similar to YMR218C) produces the protein MDKEVYCGSVPVSYFDPFDLFESLRSEFQQILPLDNIHWKAFDGTVRTVNKLPIELIPEDRGEGDKSNNEQPFIRFLIVNCISIDQYRAKVRPLVRQWLPSLESVSSLTGEKMIYKPIILLYANSEVVDSNLFKSVSLMEKFGKDFPHIQTLEVRSVYRSPKDRQEFWNQFSQQIKASVLSIFQKRLTHLQHSLANLQKGNNFEEQLLTREKLYELYVVFNILEDASLELQKIKKEILHRNMNMPDGKLQVPFESSSKSDESLGSIIIEGTLDKFQLHRYFFIRRLRLLRLDDQTLTAFVGAFQLIKNFIESISIGYRKSVRLLEFKHYFLNSMLSYFPFENVSNPLLCEIRAELLMLKRDNWVQGVMATSGYRLMDRSYPNAEVSYKFDLLKETFVDEIVFQENFLGLTKEILSLFNKCEGKRQRIVDILSIEIGLLYYQEEKYEEAVSLFLSCYEYYTQTNWNNIGSKILQVFIDSLSHCPELDVLQIDGESVSASAVLSNAFLNILKLCKDNDSKEIWWKKFMDLQMKNSIYLIYPLDGLFEVTLNPKVHLVRANVSGIEVNLTSYGFPEDVSTKTMRLSLKNTGGDVIVFEASDFLLKKGENKPILECKDIMYGEFSLLSFEIIVGGITFVKDFSENQDGIIVVPEIYCKESTKVLVRQAHDLNLGEYALDLTSMHSDVLESLQVEVEVQKNAGNMKNVPVSFSMNEIQARKRYNTLFENVRLEYYLLDQITAFDLIIKTSFTKKNDQGAFSETKRVHVECYLQLSVSVEDIFKKDIFFFKFLLNSSIREEPVILYSSQLSAPDTRNDYKIYGDYITATPALVAFDGNESFINCYEITANSNFDSKDIFNLKVRYNTLKEQLDCFITDAVLIEGDVEWFIHFEKWKIFWELEILKKLKYDYDAFKENRIIRLLKASIDLNKTKSQIRKLSIEKKVLDKMLICLNKLGRGIVVCNTDMDEYVRNLVPKQLTVPVQLPGFEQFFHVQFESMEIRYDALHDTMATIGNPVPYIVIVENLSEQWGQDIINDGGYIFEILSSNEWLIHGQKRCAIKEKRMEFEVHLIPLKKGYLNFPHVEITNINGKSCRVDHSNAFESILIF, from the coding sequence ATGGATAAAGAAGTATATTGTGGATCGGTTCCCGTGAGCTATTTTGACCCTTTTGATTTATTTGAGAGTCTGAGGTCGGAGTTTCAGCAGATTTTACCGTTAGACAATATACATTGGAAAGCATTTGATGGAACTGTACGAACGGTCAACAAGCTGCCAATTGAACTAATCCCAGAAGATAGAGGGGAGGGAGACAAGTCCAATAATGAACAGCCGTTTATCAGATTCCTCATAGTGAATTGCATCTCTATCGACCAGTATAGGGCCAAAGTACGGCCTCTGGTGAGGCAGTGGCTACCAAGTCTAGAATCGGTATCTTCATTGACAGGAGAGAAAATGATTTACAAACcaattattttattgtatgCCAATTCTGAAGTGGTAGACTCTAATCTATTCAAATCGGTATCTCTAATGGAGAAATTTGGTAAAGACTTTCCGCATATACAAACTTTGGAGGTTCGATCGGTTTATAGATCTCCCAAGGATAGGCAGGAGTTTTGGAACCAATTTAGCCAACAGATAAAGGCTTCAGTGCTAagcatttttcaaaaacgaTTAACACATCTACAACATTCCTTGGCTAATTtacaaaaaggaaataacTTTGAGGAACAGCTTTTGACAAGGGAAAAATTGTATGAGTTATATGTAgtattcaatattttggAAGATGCAAGCCTggaattacaaaaaatcaagaaagaaatactACACAGGAACATGAATATGCCGGATGGGAAACTTCAAGTACCTTTTGAATCATCTTCTAAATCAGATGAATCTTTAGGCTCCATAATAATCGAAGGTACTCTTGACAAGTTCCAATTGCATAggtattttttcattagaaGGTTAAGACTTTTAAGATTAGATGACCAAACATTGACCGCGTTTGTAGGAGCATTTCAACTAATCAAGAACTTTATTGAATCCATATCAATAGGATATAGAAAATCGGTTAGGTTATTGGAGTTTAAACACTATTTTCTGAATTCTATGCTGtcatattttccatttgaaaatgtCTCAAATCCGCTATTGTGCGAAATAAGAGCTGAGTTATTAATGTTGAAGCGCGACAACTGGGTGCAAGGTGTTATGGCGACAAGCGGTTATAGATTGATGGACAGATCATACCCTAATGCAGAAGTTTCATATAAATTTGATCTATTAAAAGAAACCtttgttgatgaaattgtCTTCCAAGAAAACTTCCTTGGTCTTACCAAGGAAattctttctctctttAACAAATGTGAAGGGAAGCGTCAAAGGATAGTAGATATTTTATCCATTGAAATTGGATTGCTCTATTAtcaggaagaaaaatatgaggAAGCCGTCtcgctttttctttcatgtTATGAATACTATACTCAAACTAATTGGAATAACATTGgttcaaaaatattgcaAGTCTTTATTGATTCCTTGAGCCACTGCCCCGAGTTAGATGTCTTACAAATTGATGGAGAATCGGTTTCTGCATCCGCTGTTTTGAGTAATGCATTTCTCAATATACTTAAGTTATGCAAAGATAACGATAGCAAGGAAATTTGGTGGAAAAAGTTCATGGATTTGCAGATGAAAAATAGCATTTATTTGATTTATCCTTTGGATGGGTTATTCGAAGTAACGTTGAACCCTAAAGTTCATCTCGTGAGAGCAAATGTCAGTGGTATTGAAGTCAACTTGACAAGCTACGGATTTCCTGAAGACGTCAGTACAAAAACAATGAGATTgtccttgaaaaatacaGGGGGAGATGTCATAGTTTTTGAAGCTagtgattttcttttgaagaaaggTGAAAACAAACCGATATTGGAGTGTAAAGATATCATGTACGGTGAATTTTCCCTCTTGTCTTTCGAAATTATTGTAGGGGGGATCACTTTCGTGAAGGATTTTTCGGAGAATCAAGATGGGATTATCGTGGTACCAGAAATATATTGTAAGGAAAGCACCAAGGTTCTGGTGAGACAGGCACATGATTTGAACTTGGGAGAATATGCGCTTGACTTGACGAGCATGCACTCTGACGTTTTAGAATCATTGCAAGTAGAGGTTGAGGTGCAAAAAAATGCTGGAAACATGAAAAATGTACCTGTTAGTTTCTCCATGAATGAGATCCAGGCAAGGAAGAGATATAATACTTTATTTGAGAATGTTAGACTAGAATACTATTTGTTGGATCAAATAACCGCCTTTGACTTAATAATCAAAACATcctttaccaaaaaaaatgatcaAGGCGCCTTCAGTGAGACTAAAAGAGTTCATGTTGAATGTTATTTACAACTATCTGTTTCCGTGGAAgacatttttaaaaaagatatattttttttcaaatttcttctaaacTCTTCGATTAGGGAAGAGCCGGTAATTTTGTACAGCTCACAACTATCAGCACCAGATACACGAAATGATTACAAAATATATGGTGACTATATCACCGCTACACCTGCGTTGGTTGCTTTTGATGGAAATGAGAGTTTCATTAACTGCTACGAAATCACAGCCAATAGTAACTTTGATTCAAAAGACATCTTTAATCTGAAAGTTAGATACAATACACTAAAAGAACAGCTTGATTGTTTTATTACAGACGCTGTACTTATCGAAGGTGATGTTGAGTGGTTTATTCACTTtgagaaatggaaaatattctgGGAATTggaaatcttgaaaaagttaaaatacGATTACGATgcattcaaagaaaacagaataATTAGGTTGTTGAAAGCTTCGATAGACCTGAATAAAACTAAGTCGCAGATACGAAAGTTatccattgaaaaaaaagtcctTGATAAAATGTTGATCTGCTTGAATAAACTGGGCAGAGGGATTGTAGTATGCAATACTGATATGGATGAATATGTGAGGAATCTGGTGCCGAAACAGTTGACTGTTCCGGTACAATTACCAGGTTTTGAACAATTCTTTCATGTACAATTCGAGTCAATGGAAATTAGATATGATGCACTACACGATACTATGGCTACCATAGGCAATCCGGTCCCCTATATTGTAATTGTGGAAAATCTTAGTGAACAATGGGGGCAAGACATTATAAATGATGGAGgatatatttttgaaattttgagcAGTAATGAATGGTTAATTCATGGTCAAAAACGTTGTgcaataaaagagaaaagaatggaGTTTGAAGTCCATTTGattcctttaaaaaagGGCTATTTAAATTTCCCTCACGTTGAAATTACCAACATAAATGGTAAAAGTTGTAGAGTTGACCATTCCAACGCATTTGAGtcaattttgatattttag
- the ESC1 gene encoding Esc1p (Protein localized to the nuclear periphery~similar to YMR219W) — MSEKKGTFNSRTNRLDLTTPRRKLKILSSLLDAEDGSKTQDEHSYSSIHGNKHKVAKPTRQPTLRESISSRRNSHIHNKSLHEDSAKALNWVDSLINRGKSILTTLEKEDALFERELEEERQRFQLHDSLMNKYTGNGKSHQRLVDLRKSQYGTDTSFQNNDEIPLDSFISSPLPEADDKTPSSIDSDEDEDLQGKESLIKDFDLENDESDLSGEEENTDDQSSASIVILSDEEYAEEGALQDISSEDEYEAHEEEQVEMEDMGQGQTTMRPNVESATQTRLSNPSDHQDYSETVEKESDDDNDVESGAEKDESQEEEGTEHSIDFSKYMQPRIDNTKTLKYQPDEQQTYQTYSENDTFDSGPVNISVDDDSEDEESQAESYLANAGSVRHNEQELDNKELIENIESLDSGSESAQESERGNEGDFEYKATNGKESALEETKNTSESEDQSFEIDTKDEMEQHESGEESEKNDSIKNTSVKDFYENNNEDEYLKNSLNNDMDSAKGREKDTVDGKDYEVIGNRIESNLRGDSPDNLYNLAARAVLQFQQSKNLNCPQKEEKESEFYTGHSNRIDVSDRSSDELEEQLLSEKDFTGKTGNENVKVDRDDSPPCVEIEVEKASETGRDPPAEKKLLPLSTDTTFNDLPMGNEDSVYYSLDDADVISENLANTPLLETKPISTYEVVISGSVYSSTSYEDNAVVMPPQVEYISPFMNDPFNSSNGDCEKKHELLKSTLAALAPAFIEEDAKVGESGATESYLTSKSGCPNAFHIGEEIDQMSNSDETTKNASSGNENAHNENKNQNEVFPTMTTTADKSAEDNADEKYFSAINYTNITEDSSFQETIEPALDVEEYSRLHGKDTNKVEISTGDKHGKQNEDGSITQRSFATDFPDNYQQSNNGPDTSSAELKVKHSDLGEESFNKGPANVKVHSGTFEDQNKEGSSPDSLLQETAASLEVSYGVVDSERKCDEEHVGDPYEKGYADPESSYTGNSKESTTKGMRKDAFGLPEPENETVSINHEDEILFEANVCSSVDVQNKDIPAVTNREAEAKYEEGERKHIIEDINSDEAHISIIEKVGKTLIENNTEILEKPCVEEMNDKVYSKRRATTIEGTTLYKVNTNMHDVVNQASHSLDREQGRKVEKNTEVSAKVKVEIPAFSSELESVQSLKPESAHSNIFSSPIRVLGTMVKGVGKVVDLAESFVKKIDVMDSESDDSADIDDGNEEMFENSVTTNVCDDMKSIIIEDKDGDEDEVVTLGGVTTKAPSGNGNFNVINIDAVENGNNEEDIVYDQYSDIFGQQMKDKKSSQKSEESLVENLQCEQHSEKNDHSEEEEEEDDPIDGEATSANTHVSGPDDIKRQQLLKNLIDLENYSQKLTQDSSRGTSQEKRNEINTSREQDPTFERPVEEEHVGVIEEDSVSELDISIQSTEHEEYFSKKQERSIEDLHSEPEEDELFELERQVPTGIAVFGKSDDEERQRGTIPSTDLPSDPPSDREESTGSHTYSNSENASAGKGVPTSPEVYEIFSDTPNELPMEINNELPNTSLGKDDKTTATSVLDDRLEDLSSNDKNFINIKVNEGEEGSEHKAVDIPIEVDVKEEQEEIPPNPVPEEQKLNEGLFNDKGGLGSNNDEEINREEDKSKAKKKSRKRNYNSRRRKRKITEGSSAASNTKRRKRHEPRSRGKKTDSSVNK; from the coding sequence atgtcagaaaaaaaaggaacgTTTAATTCAAGGACAAATAGACTTGATTTGACGACCCCAAGAAGGAAACTGAAAATACTATCATCTCTCCTTGACGCTGAAGATGGTTCTAAGACACAAGATGAACACAGCTACTCAAGTATCCATGGTAATAAACACAAAGTAGCAAAGCCTACTCGACAACCTACTTTACGTGAATCCATTTCTTCGAGGCGAAATAGCCATATTCATAATAAATCCCTTCATGAAGATAGTGCGAAAGCTTTAAACTGGGTAGATTCTCTAATTAATAGGGGGAAAAGTATACTTACTACACTAGAAAAGGAGGATGCTTTGTTTGAGCGCGAACTTGAGGAGGAAAGACAACGTTTCCAGCTTCATGACTCTTTAATGAATAAATACACTGGAAACGGTAAAAGTCATCAGCGACTAGTCGATCTCAGGAAGAGCCAATATGGAACAGAtacttcttttcaaaataatgatgaaattcCCTTAGATAGTTTTATAAGTTCTCCTCTACCGGAGGCTGATGACAAGACGCCCTCAAGTATCGACTCtgatgaggatgaagatCTACAAGGTAAAGAATCTTTAATCAAAGACTTCGATCTCGAAAACGATGAAAGCGACTTGTCcggagaagaagagaataCTGACGACCAAAGCAGTGCTTCAATAGTGATATTAtcagatgaagaatatgCAGAAGAAGGAGCACTACAAGATATATCAAGTGAAGATGAATATGAAGCGCATGAGGAAGAGCAAGTTGAGATGGAGGACATGGGGCAGGGACAAACAACTATGCGTCCGAATGTGGAATCTGCTACACAAACTAGGCTTTCTAATCCCAGTGACCACCAGGACTATTCAGAGACGGTAGAAAAGGAatctgatgatgacaatgatgtGGAGAGCGGTGCTGAAAAGGATGAAAGTCAGGAGGAAGAAGGAACGGAACATTCGatagatttttcaaaatacaTGCAGCCGAGAATAGATAATACTAAGACTCTAAAATATCAACCTGATGAGCAACAAACTTATCAAACATATTCGGAAAATGATACGTTTGATTCCGGTCCAGTAAATATTTCAGTGGATGATGACTctgaggatgaagaaagtCAAGCTGAAAGTTATTTAGCAAACGCTGGAAGTGTACGCCataatgaacaagaattggataataaagaattgaTAGAAAATATCGAATCATTAGATAGCGGATCAGAAAGTGCACAAGAAAGCGAACGAGGAAATGAAGGTGATTTTGAATATAAAGCGacaaatggaaaagaaagtgcGTTAGAAGAGACCAAAAATACCAGCGAAAGCGAAGATCAAAGTTTCGAGATAGATACTAAGGACGAAATGGAACAGCATGAAAGTGGCGAggaatctgaaaaaaatgacagtaTCAAAAATACTTCAGTGAAAGATTTTtacgaaaataataatgaagatgaatacttaaaaaattctttgaataatGACATGGACTCTGCTaaaggaagagaaaaagatacTGTCGATGGCAAGGATTATGAGGTAATTGGGAACAGGATTGAAAGTAATCTGCGCGGAGATTCACCTGACAACTTATATAATCTCGCTGCAAGGGCTGTGCTCCAATTTCAGCAgagtaaaaatttgaattgtCCTCAAAAGGAAGAGAAGGAATCTGAATTTTATACAGGGCATTCAAATAGAATTGACGTATCAGACAGGTCTTCAGACGAACTCGAAGAGCAATTACTATCCGAAAAGGACTTCACGGGTAAAACcggaaatgaaaatgtaaAAGTGGATCGAGATGATTCTCCACCCTGTGTTGAAATAGAGGTTGAGAAAGCTTCTGAAACGGGACGGGACCCTCCCGCAGAAAAGAAGTTGCTACCACTATCCACAGATACAACATTTAACGATTTACCAATGGGAAATGAAGACAGTGTCTATTATTCTCTTGATGACGCTGATGTTATATCAGAGAATCTCGCAAATACTCCCCTTCTAGAAACCAAACCGATTTCGACGTATGAAGTGGTAATTTCTGGATCTGTGTATAGTTCTACTTCTTACGAAGATAATGCAGTTGTCATGCCACCACAAGTAGAGTACATTTCGCCATTTATGAATGACCCATTCAATTCCTCGAACGGTGATTGCGAGAAGAAGCATGAACTATTGAAATCAACCTTAGCAGCCCTTGCCCCAGCCTTTATCGAAGAGGATGCAAAAGTTGGAGAATCTGGAGCCACAGAATCTTATTTGACATCTAAATCTGGATGCCCGAACGCTTTCCATATAGGTGAGGAAATTGACCAGATGAGTAATTCTGATGAGACGACGAAAAACGCTAGTTCcggaaatgaaaatgcacacaatgaaaataaaaatcaaaatgaaGTTTTTCCTACCATGACTACTACCGCTGACAAGTCAGCTGAAGATAACGCGGATGAAAAGTACTTTTCGGCAATTaattatacaaatattACAGAAGATTCTTCCTTCCAAGAGACTATCGAACCTGCTTTAGATGTGGAGGAGTATTCAAGGTTGCATGGAAAAGATACGAACAAAGTTGAGATTTCAACTGGTGATAAACATGGCAAACAGAATGAAGATGGTAGTATAACTCAAAGATCATTTGCAACCGATTTTCCAGACAATTACCAACAAAGTAACAATGGTCCCGACACTTCATCTGCTGAATTGAAAGTAAAACATAGCGATCTTGGAGAAGAATCGTTTAATAAGGGGCCTGCAAATGTTAAGGTTCATTCTGGTACTTTTGAAGACCAAAATAAAGAGGGAAGCTCTCCGGATAGTCTACTTCAAGAAACTGCTGCAAGCTTAGAAGTAAGTTATGGAGTAGTTGATTCAGAGCGTAAATGTGATGAAGAACATGTGGGTGATCCATATGAAAAAGGTTATGCGGATCCAGAATCAAGCTACACTGGAAACAGTAAAGAAAGTACAACTAAAGGTATGAGGAAAGATGCTTTTGGATTACCAGAGCCGGAAAATGAAACGGTTAGTATAAATCACGAAGACGAGATACTCTTTGAAGCTAATGTCTGTTCATCTGTAGATGTTCAGAATAAAGACATACCCGCTGTTACCAATCGAGAGGCGGAAGCAAAATATGAAGAGGGTGAAAGAAAACACATTATCGAGGATATAAATTCGGACGAAGCACACATTTCCATTATCGAAAAAGTTGGTAAGACtttgattgaaaataataCGGAGATCTTGGAAAAGCCATGTGTGGAAGAAATGAACGACAAAGTGTACTCTAAAAGAAGAGCAACTACCATTGAAGGCACAACACTCTACAAAGTCAATACCAATATGCATGATGTGGTTAACCAGGCTTCCCACAGCCTTGACCGAGAACAAGGTCGTAAAGTTGAGAAAAACACTGAGGTTTCTGCAAAAGTTAAAGTAGAAATTCCGGCTTTCAGTTCGGAACTTGAATCTGTGCAATCATTGAAGCCAGAATCTGCTCACTcgaatattttttcatcccCGATTCGTGTTCTTGGAACTATGGTGAAAGGTGTGGGTAAGGTAGTCGACTTGGCCGAATCATtcgtgaaaaaaattgatgttATGGATTCTGAGAGTGATGATTCTGctgatattgatgatggtAATGAAGAAATGTTTGAAAACTCAGTCACTACTAATGTGTGCGATGATATGAAAAGTATAATTATTGAAGATAAAGACggagatgaagatgaagttGTCACACTCGGAGGAGTCACTACAAAAGCACCTAGTGGCAATGGTAACTTTAATGTAATAAATATCGACGCGGTGGAAAACGGTAATAATGAAGAGGACATAGTATATGACCAATACTCTGACATATTTGGACAGCAAATGaaggataaaaaaagttcgCAGAAATCAGAAGAGTCACTAgttgaaaatttacaatGCGAGCAGCATAGCGAGAAGAACGACCACAGcgaggaagaagaagaagaggatgatCCCATAGACGGAGAGGCAACATCAGCAAACACCCACGTAAGTGGTCCAGATGATATTAAGAGACAACaacttttaaaaaacttAATTGATCTCGAAAATTATTCTCAGAAGCTCACTCAAGACTCCAGCCGAGGCACAAGTCAAGAAAAACGAAATGAAATAAACACAAGCCGTGAACAAGATCCCACGTTTGAAAGGCCCGTCGAAGAGGAACATGTTGGAGTCATCGAAGAAGACAGCGTTTCGGAGTTGGATATTAGCATTCAATCCACTGAGCAcgaagaatatttttcaaagaaacaagagAGGTCAATAGAAGACCTACATTCAGAGCCGGAAGAGGATGAGCTGTTTGAATTGGAAAGACAGGTCCCTACAGGAATAGCAGTTTTTGGTAAAagcgatgatgaagaaagacAACGCGGAACCATACCATCTACAGATCTTCCATCTGATCCTCCGTCTGATAGGGAAGAAAGCACAGGTTCTCATACCTATTCAAATTCGGAAAATGCATCTGCTGGAAAGGGTGTGCCAACTTCACCAGAAGTGTATGAAATATTCTCAGACACACCAAATGAACTCCCCATGGAAATTAATAATGAACTGCCCAACACCAGTTTGGGGAAAGATGATAAAACTACGGCGACATCCGTCTTGGACGATAGGTTAGAAGATTTATCCAGCAAcgataaaaatttcattaacaTCAAGGTAAATGAAGGTGAGGAGGGGTCTGAGCACAAAGCAGTGGATATACCCATTGAGGTAGACgttaaagaagaacaagaagaaataccTCCAAATCCAGTACCTGAAGAACAGAAACTGAATGAGGGACTATTCAATGATAAAGGCGGCCTAGGGAGTAATAACGATGAGGAAATCAACCGCGAAGAGGACAAATCtaaagcaaagaagaaaagccGTAAAAGAAACTATAACAGcagaagaaggaaaagaaaaatcacAGAAGGCAGTTCTGCCGCATCAAATACTAAAAGACGTAAAAGACACGAGCCAAGAAGCCgtggaaaaaaaacggATTCTAGTGTtaacaaataa